In Horticoccus luteus, the following proteins share a genomic window:
- a CDS encoding heparinase II/III domain-containing protein, with translation MARILRTLGLSAALGAGAAALAAHTASDWKAEGEPRPPLPVGVVLPAVVRTPAFPLKDARTLFTEAEIAQARENVARYPAAQAVAAELKKEADYWAAWSDEALRDVVTSAEVPRAFDCSTEGCPVHGKKIFEVTQSTYPWIIDPKQPFKVTCPIGGESYPSNDYGKFYRSGFKDRSDFNGPYVDDGRGWVSPTGERYWFVAHANHWTWYWHPQADHHALIKAAESLGRTYLLTGEEVYAHKAAVLLARIAEVYPAMDYESQSRYGEILAAQHHERYVGKVVNAIWESYLVAQFAECYDAIWPTIDGDAALQKLYGKNGRDLRALIDANLLEEGIDAYYSKKTRGNYGMHQRSLLVLATVRQHGDNARYVRDVLDRPDGTMYLGLRFALYNLIWQDGQPYESPDYNATWISNLTAVAGLLPKLGRTAVEMPRLRRLLDAPLDLIAVGNFTPTIGDTGTVYGGIAEENTAAYQWGYRTYREPRFARFLAGTGAGGAAGFKTFESLLHPVIASPARGGSGGRVMPPQASRLISGYGVSLLNNAADTIGLSLYHGLHVTHFHYDRLNLELFAEGQPLLPDLGYPDGMNEMVPGLYAWSINTISHNTVTVDAAKAPGNVAGVVELQADGGWARAVAVSAPGTYPQCDVYRRTTVMVDADATHSYLVDVFDVRGGRQHDYSLHGPPGTFALAGGSWTEPARGTLAGEDVAVGEIYDDPVLGAKGYKGGYADYMGSGFQYLTHVQRLRAGEAVLDYTHEKSAAACVRIRLLAGDGQDVILAQARVSPVKWPQVLHYAIMRNKPAGPGARAVTSRFVSVIEPFESTPSITAAERIELPNGVGVKVQRANGETDVILVGEPGTRKQMSVGEHCLTSDARVVVGTLTKKLGWTRLWLADGTSAQMDGGPRVVARGWTGEVMAVDVKTGDVRVRGTDASQQVGVADLAGRIVSFGAGRRLANTVVGAKRAGGDVVLTLKDDVRLGLGQADGIAGKRVRMKTNFIRANAYRGATLMSAEGKHVGQVRAAGDDWFELAEAPAADWLGADTELWVVGMGAGDACEVPATGAWVRAER, from the coding sequence ATGGCCCGAATCCTCCGAACCCTCGGTCTGAGTGCGGCGCTGGGAGCGGGCGCGGCTGCGCTGGCGGCGCATACGGCTTCGGATTGGAAAGCGGAAGGTGAGCCCCGGCCGCCGCTCCCGGTGGGCGTGGTGCTGCCGGCGGTGGTGCGCACGCCGGCGTTTCCGCTGAAGGACGCGCGGACGCTTTTTACGGAAGCGGAGATTGCGCAGGCGCGGGAAAACGTGGCGCGTTATCCGGCGGCGCAGGCGGTGGCGGCGGAGTTGAAGAAGGAGGCGGACTATTGGGCGGCGTGGTCGGACGAGGCGCTGCGGGACGTCGTCACGAGCGCGGAAGTGCCACGGGCTTTCGATTGCTCGACGGAAGGCTGCCCGGTGCACGGGAAGAAAATCTTTGAGGTCACGCAGAGCACGTATCCGTGGATCATCGATCCGAAGCAGCCGTTCAAGGTGACGTGTCCGATCGGCGGCGAGAGCTATCCGAGCAATGATTACGGCAAATTTTATCGCAGCGGGTTCAAGGATCGGAGCGATTTCAACGGACCGTATGTGGACGACGGACGCGGCTGGGTGAGCCCGACGGGCGAGCGCTACTGGTTCGTGGCGCACGCGAACCATTGGACGTGGTATTGGCATCCGCAAGCGGACCACCACGCGTTGATCAAGGCGGCGGAGTCGCTGGGGCGAACTTACCTGCTGACCGGCGAAGAGGTTTACGCGCACAAGGCCGCGGTGTTGCTGGCGCGGATCGCGGAAGTTTACCCGGCGATGGATTACGAGAGCCAGTCGCGCTACGGCGAGATTCTGGCGGCGCAACATCATGAGCGCTACGTCGGCAAGGTGGTGAATGCGATCTGGGAGTCGTATCTCGTGGCGCAATTTGCGGAATGTTACGACGCGATCTGGCCGACGATCGACGGCGACGCGGCGCTGCAGAAATTATACGGAAAAAATGGGCGCGACCTGCGGGCGTTGATCGACGCCAATCTTCTGGAGGAGGGCATCGATGCCTACTACTCCAAAAAAACTCGCGGAAACTACGGGATGCATCAGCGCTCGCTGCTGGTGCTGGCGACGGTGCGGCAGCATGGCGACAACGCCCGTTATGTGCGCGACGTCCTCGATCGGCCGGATGGCACGATGTATCTGGGGCTGCGGTTCGCACTCTATAATCTGATCTGGCAGGACGGGCAGCCGTATGAATCCCCGGACTATAACGCGACGTGGATCAGCAATCTGACCGCAGTGGCGGGCCTGCTGCCGAAGCTGGGGCGCACGGCGGTGGAAATGCCGCGGCTGCGGCGCTTGCTCGATGCACCGCTCGATTTGATCGCCGTGGGGAATTTCACGCCGACGATTGGCGACACCGGCACGGTTTACGGGGGAATCGCTGAAGAAAACACCGCGGCGTACCAGTGGGGATATCGCACGTATCGAGAGCCGCGTTTCGCCCGTTTTTTGGCGGGCACAGGGGCGGGCGGCGCGGCGGGATTCAAGACGTTTGAGTCGCTGTTGCATCCCGTGATCGCGTCGCCAGCGAGGGGCGGCAGCGGTGGGCGCGTGATGCCGCCGCAAGCGTCGCGGCTGATTTCAGGCTACGGCGTGAGTTTACTGAACAACGCGGCGGACACGATCGGGCTGTCGCTCTATCACGGATTGCACGTGACCCATTTTCATTACGACCGGCTCAACCTGGAACTGTTTGCCGAGGGGCAGCCGTTGTTGCCGGACCTGGGTTACCCCGATGGGATGAACGAAATGGTGCCAGGTCTTTACGCGTGGTCGATCAACACAATCTCGCACAACACGGTGACGGTGGATGCCGCGAAGGCGCCGGGGAATGTCGCGGGCGTGGTTGAATTGCAGGCGGATGGGGGCTGGGCGAGGGCAGTGGCGGTGAGCGCGCCGGGCACGTATCCGCAATGCGACGTTTACCGCCGCACGACCGTGATGGTCGATGCGGATGCGACGCACAGTTATCTGGTGGACGTGTTCGATGTGCGTGGCGGGCGGCAACACGATTACAGCCTGCACGGGCCGCCGGGGACATTCGCGTTGGCGGGCGGAAGCTGGACGGAGCCGGCGCGCGGCACGCTGGCGGGGGAGGACGTCGCAGTGGGTGAGATCTACGATGATCCGGTGCTGGGTGCGAAAGGTTACAAAGGCGGTTACGCGGACTACATGGGTTCGGGTTTTCAATATCTGACGCACGTGCAACGGCTGCGCGCTGGCGAGGCTGTGCTGGACTATACACACGAAAAATCGGCGGCGGCGTGCGTTCGCATCCGTCTCTTGGCGGGCGACGGACAGGACGTAATCCTCGCGCAGGCGCGCGTGTCGCCGGTGAAGTGGCCGCAGGTGTTGCACTATGCGATCATGCGAAACAAACCGGCGGGGCCAGGCGCGCGCGCTGTGACGAGTCGTTTTGTGAGCGTGATCGAACCATTCGAGAGCACGCCGTCCATCACCGCCGCGGAGCGGATCGAACTGCCGAACGGCGTGGGCGTGAAAGTGCAGCGGGCAAACGGCGAAACCGATGTCATTCTCGTGGGCGAGCCAGGGACGCGGAAACAAATGAGCGTTGGCGAACATTGTCTCACCAGCGACGCGCGCGTGGTCGTCGGCACCTTGACGAAGAAGTTGGGTTGGACGCGGCTGTGGCTGGCCGATGGGACGAGCGCGCAGATGGATGGTGGACCGCGCGTGGTGGCTCGCGGGTGGACCGGCGAAGTCATGGCAGTCGACGTAAAGACGGGAGACGTGCGGGTGCGCGGGACGGACGCGAGCCAGCAAGTCGGAGTGGCGGATCTCGCTGGGCGGATCGTGAGTTTTGGCGCGGGCCGGCGGCTGGCGAACACCGTCGTCGGGGCGAAGCGCGCGGGCGGCGACGTTGTTCTGACGTTGAAGGATGACGTCCGGCTGGGATTGGGCCAGGCGGACGGCATTGCGGGAAAAAGGGTGCGCATGAAAACGAATTTCATCCGGGCGAACGCTTACCGCGGAGCGACGTTGATGAGCGCGGAGGGGAAACACGTCGGCCAAGTGCGAGCGGCGGGCGACGACTGGTTCGAACTCGCGGAAGCGCCGGCGGCGGATTGGCTGGGCGCGGACACAGAACTTTGGGTGGTTGGCATGGGCGCAGGCGATGCGTGCGAGGTGCCGGCGACGGGAGCGTGGGTGCGCGCGGAGCGCTGA
- a CDS encoding ribonuclease HII encodes MPKRRQLRGFDLKRIDGVLSLIGVDEAGRGALAGPVVAAAVLVNREFLECRWALTKAGRVNDSKQLTAEDREELWLEFETLVSQGQIHAHFGVADVGEIEQFNILGATKLAMRRALEGIYPPSAFQQKTEPDLFASAEEIAAFQPTVSARILIDGLALRAFPYPHEGLVNGDGRSLCVAMASIVAKVTRDRLMRAMEVEHPGYGFAQHKGYATEEHREALLRLGRCRQHRELFLRKLFASRADPAQMDFIDESTWPESSEPSV; translated from the coding sequence ATGCCGAAGCGGCGACAATTGCGCGGGTTTGACCTCAAACGCATCGACGGCGTGTTGAGTTTGATCGGCGTGGACGAAGCGGGCCGCGGAGCGCTGGCTGGTCCGGTGGTGGCCGCGGCGGTGTTGGTGAATCGCGAGTTTCTGGAATGCCGCTGGGCGTTGACGAAGGCGGGGCGTGTGAATGACTCCAAGCAACTCACGGCCGAGGATCGCGAAGAGTTGTGGCTGGAGTTCGAAACGCTCGTGAGCCAGGGACAAATCCACGCCCATTTCGGGGTGGCTGATGTGGGGGAGATCGAGCAGTTCAATATTCTGGGCGCGACGAAGCTGGCGATGCGTCGCGCGTTGGAGGGAATTTACCCGCCGAGCGCGTTTCAGCAGAAGACGGAGCCGGATCTCTTCGCCTCGGCGGAGGAGATCGCGGCGTTTCAACCGACGGTGTCGGCCCGCATTCTCATCGACGGGCTGGCGTTGCGGGCGTTTCCATATCCGCACGAGGGTTTGGTGAACGGGGACGGGCGATCGCTGTGCGTGGCGATGGCGTCGATCGTCGCGAAGGTGACGCGCGACCGGTTGATGCGGGCCATGGAGGTGGAGCATCCGGGCTACGGTTTCGCGCAGCACAAGGGCTATGCGACCGAGGAGCACCGCGAGGCGTTGCTGCGGCTGGGCCGCTGCCGGCAGCATCGGGAATTGTTTTTGCGGAAGTTGTTCGCGTCGCGGGCCGATCCGGCCCAGATGGATTTCATCGACGAATCCACATGGCCCGAATCCTCCGAACCCTCGGTCTGA
- the rnhC gene encoding ribonuclease HIII, protein MLKRSQPAEDKPKVLSSYTVKLDDAQMEKLGALLEARGWKPVEVAYTRFAFKADHLKVNVAAYTSGKAVVAGKGTEDFVRDVLEPEITGAAKLGYDEVLHPDWFEPHAGLDESGKGDFFGPVIAATVIADRAAIEAWRKAGVQDSKKITETRIIELDKVIRETDGVVVRTCFSGMPRYNELMARPRANLNTLLAWQHATALMQALEAKRVPWGLLDQFTEQPLVQRELTRKGLKDFELRMRTKAEEDPVVAAASVVARAEFVRQMHALSKKFGAKLQKGAGPLVKEQAAEIMAKFGVLALRDFAKLHFRTAYEVVKAAGKLDELPLPEPREKMEW, encoded by the coding sequence ATGCTCAAGCGCAGCCAGCCGGCCGAGGATAAACCCAAGGTCCTCAGTAGTTACACGGTCAAACTCGACGACGCCCAGATGGAAAAACTGGGGGCGCTGCTCGAGGCGCGCGGGTGGAAACCGGTGGAGGTGGCGTATACGCGGTTCGCGTTCAAAGCGGACCACCTGAAGGTGAACGTGGCGGCATACACGAGCGGCAAGGCCGTGGTGGCGGGGAAGGGCACGGAGGATTTTGTGCGCGATGTGCTGGAGCCGGAAATCACGGGCGCGGCGAAACTCGGCTACGACGAGGTGTTGCATCCGGACTGGTTTGAGCCGCACGCGGGGTTGGATGAGAGCGGCAAGGGCGATTTCTTCGGGCCGGTGATCGCGGCGACGGTGATTGCGGATCGCGCGGCGATCGAGGCGTGGCGCAAGGCGGGCGTGCAGGACTCGAAGAAGATCACCGAAACGCGCATCATCGAGCTGGATAAAGTCATCCGCGAGACCGACGGCGTGGTGGTGCGCACGTGTTTTAGCGGGATGCCGCGTTACAACGAATTGATGGCGCGGCCGCGGGCGAATTTGAACACGCTGCTGGCGTGGCAGCATGCCACGGCGCTGATGCAGGCGCTGGAGGCGAAGCGGGTGCCGTGGGGGCTGCTGGACCAGTTCACGGAGCAGCCGTTGGTGCAGCGCGAGCTGACGCGCAAGGGGCTGAAGGATTTCGAGCTGCGGATGCGGACGAAGGCGGAAGAGGATCCGGTGGTGGCGGCGGCGTCAGTCGTGGCGCGGGCGGAGTTCGTGCGCCAGATGCACGCGTTGTCGAAGAAGTTTGGGGCGAAGCTGCAGAAGGGCGCGGGCCCGCTGGTGAAAGAGCAGGCGGCGGAGATCATGGCGAAATTCGGCGTGCTGGCCCTGCGGGATTTCGCGAAGCTGCATTTTCGCACGGCCTACGAAGTGGTGAAGGCGGCGGGCAAGCTCGACGAGCTGCCGCTGCCGGAGCCGCGGGAAAAAATGGAATGGTGA
- a CDS encoding A/G-specific adenine glycosylase — translation MTRKTSAADALAASAADFQHALLTWFDAHQRRLPWRDAPSLYKTVVSEFMLQQTQVKTVLPYFARWLAALPDFAALAAAPEPQVLKLWEGLGYYSRARNLHRLARAVVALPAPPRTAAAWQTLPGVGPYTAAAITSISFAAPAACVDGNVVRILARLTADPTPYRDSATAAKAFTPLATALLSPVRSGDHNQAMMELGATVCFRAHPLCTVCPVFSFCAARRSGEPEQFPRLAPKVIERRAVTRVWCERAGALLLHRAAATARRFANIHELPTAAQLGVDETVLSSHPPLAQRTRAITRFSITETICAAPAAQRYSASDELVWVPLAELETVTLSGPHRRWIGELLAARANASSPAKHRPSPSSATRRRASAAG, via the coding sequence ATGACACGCAAAACTTCCGCCGCCGATGCACTCGCAGCCTCCGCCGCGGACTTCCAACACGCGTTGCTCACGTGGTTCGACGCCCACCAACGCCGCCTGCCGTGGCGCGACGCGCCGTCGCTCTACAAAACGGTCGTCAGCGAATTCATGCTCCAGCAAACGCAGGTGAAGACCGTCCTGCCCTACTTCGCCCGCTGGCTCGCCGCCTTGCCCGACTTCGCCGCCCTCGCCGCCGCGCCTGAACCGCAGGTCCTCAAACTCTGGGAAGGCCTCGGCTACTACTCGCGCGCCCGCAATCTCCACCGCCTCGCCCGCGCCGTCGTCGCGTTGCCCGCACCCCCGCGCACGGCCGCCGCGTGGCAGACACTTCCCGGCGTCGGCCCTTACACCGCCGCCGCCATCACGAGCATCAGTTTCGCCGCGCCCGCCGCGTGCGTGGATGGCAACGTCGTGCGTATTCTCGCCCGCCTCACCGCCGATCCCACGCCCTATCGCGATTCCGCGACCGCCGCCAAAGCGTTTACGCCGCTCGCCACCGCGCTGCTCTCTCCCGTCCGCTCGGGCGACCACAATCAAGCGATGATGGAACTCGGCGCCACAGTCTGCTTTCGCGCCCATCCGCTCTGCACCGTCTGCCCCGTGTTTTCGTTTTGCGCCGCCCGGCGCTCCGGCGAACCGGAGCAATTTCCCCGCCTCGCCCCGAAAGTCATCGAGCGCCGCGCCGTCACGCGCGTCTGGTGCGAACGCGCCGGCGCGCTCCTGCTCCACCGCGCCGCCGCCACCGCCCGTCGCTTCGCCAACATCCATGAGCTGCCCACGGCCGCCCAGCTCGGCGTCGACGAAACCGTTCTTTCTTCGCACCCGCCACTCGCGCAACGCACCCGCGCCATTACCCGTTTCTCCATCACGGAAACCATTTGTGCAGCGCCCGCCGCGCAGCGTTATTCCGCGTCCGACGAACTCGTCTGGGTGCCTCTCGCGGAGCTCGAGACCGTCACGCTGTCCGGCCCCCATCGGCGCTGGATCGGCGAACTACTCGCCGCGCGCGCTAACGCATCTTCGCCAGCAAAGCATCGACCTTCGCCTTCGAGCGCAACACGTCGTCGGGCGTCAGCCGCGGGCTGA
- a CDS encoding sugar phosphate isomerase/epimerase family protein, protein MPVATPMLSLSCCWNSARHTDGYAMMREIADLGFSHVELSHGVRITLIPGVLKALSEGFIGISTTHNFCPLPTGITRAAPNLYEPSSKDNRERDQWVRQTKRSIDFAAQVKARVLVCHLGSVRFFFFNPAETLRAYGDRHPKQTIPDDPRYRAALAKATAKLRKQMPAYWENMQASVTAVLEHAQAKGVRLGFENREKLEELPFDDEFLTLLDALPAGSPTGYWHDTGHAQIKQRMGVIDHAAHLSRYAPRLLGFHLHDVDAEGHDHQPIGDGTIDFEMISRFWRPEHVLVLEFSPRLTPDDVLRSKAKVDALLAKMR, encoded by the coding sequence ATGCCGGTCGCCACGCCCATGCTGAGTCTCTCCTGTTGCTGGAACTCGGCTCGTCACACGGATGGATATGCCATGATGCGCGAGATCGCCGATCTCGGGTTTTCGCATGTGGAATTGAGCCACGGCGTGCGCATTACCCTGATTCCGGGCGTGCTCAAAGCGTTGAGCGAAGGATTTATCGGGATTTCGACGACCCACAATTTTTGCCCGCTGCCGACGGGGATCACGCGGGCGGCGCCCAATCTCTACGAGCCCTCGTCGAAGGACAACCGGGAGCGGGACCAGTGGGTGCGGCAGACGAAGCGCTCGATCGATTTTGCGGCGCAGGTGAAGGCGCGCGTGCTGGTGTGCCACCTGGGCAGCGTGCGTTTTTTCTTTTTCAATCCGGCGGAAACGTTGCGGGCTTACGGCGACCGGCATCCGAAGCAGACGATTCCGGACGATCCGCGCTACCGCGCGGCGCTCGCCAAGGCGACGGCGAAGCTGCGCAAGCAGATGCCGGCGTATTGGGAAAACATGCAGGCGAGTGTGACCGCGGTGCTCGAGCACGCGCAGGCCAAGGGCGTGCGGTTGGGATTCGAAAATCGCGAGAAGCTGGAGGAATTGCCCTTCGATGATGAGTTTTTGACCCTGCTCGACGCGTTGCCCGCGGGTTCACCGACGGGTTACTGGCACGACACGGGTCATGCGCAAATCAAGCAGCGCATGGGCGTGATCGACCACGCGGCGCATTTGTCGCGTTATGCGCCACGGCTGCTGGGTTTTCACCTGCATGACGTCGATGCGGAAGGCCACGATCATCAGCCGATCGGCGATGGCACGATCGATTTTGAAATGATCAGCCGCTTCTGGCGTCCGGAGCACGTGCTCGTGCTGGAATTCAGCCCGCGGCTGACGCCCGACGACGTGTTGCGCTCGAAGGCGAAGGTCGATGCTTTGCTGGCGAAGATGCGTTAG
- the rpsU gene encoding 30S ribosomal protein S21, whose protein sequence is MSIEIKIRKNEPVDRALRRMKKKLERENIIKGTRAKRYYEKPCEKRRRKEKVMAFTQMLRRRHEG, encoded by the coding sequence ATGTCTATTGAGATCAAGATCCGCAAAAACGAGCCCGTTGACCGTGCGCTGCGCCGCATGAAAAAGAAGCTCGAACGCGAGAATATCATCAAGGGAACCCGCGCGAAGCGTTACTACGAAAAGCCGTGCGAAAAGCGCCGCCGCAAGGAGAAGGTCATGGCCTTCACGCAGATGCTGCGCCGCCGCCACGAAGGCTGA
- a CDS encoding YfiR family protein, with amino-acid sequence MLGVALLLPALLRVAAPFARADDSAISRENALKAAALYNLIPFIDWPSAGFPSPDSPVIIGVLGRDPFGRLLDGLVENERYHGHPIRVVRFSTAESVGLCHVLFIARAAGPQNWPRATIDFEHRPILTVSDVDDFASHGGSIQFFIARNHLRMIINLMAVRSAGLSVSSKLLRLAEVIPENASR; translated from the coding sequence TTGCTCGGCGTCGCTCTGCTCCTGCCGGCACTGCTTCGCGTCGCCGCGCCCTTCGCCCGTGCGGACGACAGCGCCATTTCGCGCGAAAACGCCCTGAAGGCCGCCGCTCTCTACAACCTCATTCCCTTCATCGACTGGCCCTCCGCCGGCTTCCCATCCCCCGACAGCCCGGTCATCATCGGGGTCCTCGGCCGCGATCCGTTTGGCCGGCTTCTCGACGGGCTGGTCGAGAACGAGCGCTACCATGGCCATCCTATCCGCGTTGTGCGTTTCTCCACCGCCGAGTCGGTCGGTCTCTGCCACGTGCTTTTTATCGCCCGCGCGGCCGGCCCACAAAATTGGCCCCGTGCCACAATTGATTTTGAACATCGTCCTATTCTCACCGTCAGCGATGTTGACGACTTTGCCTCCCATGGCGGCTCCATCCAATTCTTCATCGCACGTAACCACCTGCGGATGATCATCAACCTCATGGCCGTGCGCTCCGCCGGTCTCAGCGTCAGCTCCAAGCTGTTGCGTCTCGCTGAGGTTATCCCCGAGAACGCGTCCCGATGA